In the Kribbella sp. NBC_00482 genome, one interval contains:
- a CDS encoding MFS transporter: MQPRDPNVPGGNRDSDPAAGTPRADARPGKPEAAPGKSAGERFSEARDRVGTAGKKVGHASKVGAEGVASASKKAAEVSGKVGRATGRRIRGLTSAQGAGESGLSRLIELGAVNAAGDTAFAVSLAGTVFFTVPSDQARDRVALFLLLTMAPFALMAPLIGPILDRFRHGRRWAIGATLGARAFLVWSLASSISGQGSAWLYPAALGCLVASKAYGVTRASAVPRLLPKQITLVTANSRISLAGVAGATIGAGIAGGFAAIGPQWSLRWAALVYIVGLVLAIRLPSAVDSPADEEVTGTAGRDARRRAITAAVARGIRCNLGLRFVSGFLTMYLAFLLRDQPISGVKGAVAAGAVIAAAGIGNTLGTLLGSLLRARKPEAVVLVVLLADATVAVAVAILYGLPILIALGLVAGLCSSLGKLSLDAMIQRDVPESVRTSVFARSETVLQLAWVLGGGCGIVLPLIPRLGFGFLAGVLLIVVFLVLRMRPTSRPAQGPLRPGGLGGPRTDHAPHGHPTEHQHPTSDEHPESTTRTILSVAEQRANRQRRSSSPDEPTVEWRSGDQKPPPDQPMGRWWSGQTDDDENTGENTAPWSEEPTVERDRNHPFKRRPGGDAPRHPPR; this comes from the coding sequence CCCCGGCGGCAACCGCGACAGCGATCCCGCTGCCGGAACACCGCGCGCGGACGCCCGGCCCGGGAAGCCGGAGGCTGCGCCCGGGAAGTCTGCGGGTGAGCGGTTCAGCGAGGCCCGGGATCGGGTGGGGACCGCCGGCAAGAAGGTGGGCCACGCCTCGAAGGTCGGCGCCGAAGGGGTTGCTTCGGCCTCCAAGAAGGCCGCCGAGGTCAGCGGGAAGGTCGGCCGGGCAACCGGCCGCCGGATCCGCGGCCTGACCAGCGCTCAAGGCGCCGGCGAATCAGGACTGTCGCGCCTGATCGAGCTGGGCGCAGTGAACGCGGCAGGTGACACAGCGTTCGCAGTCTCGCTGGCAGGAACGGTGTTCTTCACCGTGCCGAGCGACCAGGCGCGCGACCGGGTCGCGCTGTTCCTCCTGCTGACGATGGCGCCGTTCGCGTTGATGGCGCCGCTGATCGGCCCGATCCTCGACCGGTTCCGGCACGGTCGCCGCTGGGCGATCGGCGCGACCCTCGGCGCCCGCGCGTTCCTGGTCTGGAGCCTCGCGTCGTCGATCTCCGGCCAAGGATCCGCCTGGCTGTACCCGGCCGCCCTCGGCTGCCTGGTCGCATCCAAGGCGTACGGCGTGACACGCGCCTCCGCCGTACCGCGGCTGCTCCCCAAACAGATCACGCTCGTGACGGCGAACTCCCGGATCTCGCTGGCGGGTGTCGCCGGTGCGACCATCGGCGCCGGGATCGCCGGCGGGTTCGCCGCGATCGGGCCGCAGTGGTCGCTGCGTTGGGCAGCACTCGTGTACATCGTCGGCCTGGTGCTCGCGATCCGGCTGCCGTCGGCAGTCGACTCCCCCGCCGACGAAGAAGTGACGGGTACGGCGGGACGGGACGCACGTCGCCGCGCGATCACCGCCGCGGTGGCCCGCGGGATCCGGTGCAACCTGGGACTGCGGTTCGTGTCCGGGTTCCTCACCATGTACCTGGCGTTCCTGCTCCGCGACCAGCCGATCAGCGGGGTCAAGGGCGCCGTCGCGGCCGGCGCGGTGATCGCCGCGGCCGGGATCGGGAACACCCTCGGCACCCTCCTCGGATCGTTGCTCAGGGCACGAAAACCGGAAGCGGTCGTGCTCGTGGTGCTGCTCGCGGACGCGACCGTGGCGGTCGCGGTCGCGATCCTGTACGGCCTGCCGATCCTCATAGCGCTCGGCCTGGTCGCGGGTCTGTGCAGCTCACTCGGCAAGCTGTCGCTGGACGCGATGATCCAGCGCGACGTCCCGGAATCCGTGCGTACGTCGGTGTTCGCGCGATCGGAGACGGTGCTGCAGCTCGCCTGGGTGCTCGGCGGTGGCTGCGGGATCGTGCTGCCGCTGATCCCGCGACTCGGGTTCGGGTTCCTCGCAGGCGTCCTGCTGATCGTCGTTTTCCTCGTACTGCGGATGCGCCCGACCAGCCGCCCGGCCCAAGGCCCGCTGCGCCCCGGCGGCCTCGGTGGGCCCCGCACCGACCACGCACCGCACGGACACCCGACGGAGCACCAGCATCCGACGAGCGACGAGCACCCGGAAAGCACCACGCGGACGATCCTCAGCGTCGCCGAGCAGCGGGCGAACCGCCAGCGCCGTTCGAGTTCTCCCGACGAGCCCACTGTCGAGTGGCGCTCCGGGGATCAGAAGCCGCCGCCCGATCAACCCATGGGCCGCTGGTGGAGCGGTCAGACCGACGACGACGAGAACACCGGCGAGAACACGGCGCCCTGGTCCGAAGAACCAACCGTCGAACGCGACCGGAACCACCCCTTCAAACGCCGCCCCGGCGGCGACGCCCCACGCCACCCACCCCGCTGA
- a CDS encoding MFS transporter has translation MGSTERAGRKEWIALGVLALPLLLVSMDVSVLYFAVPFISADLGVNATEQLWIFDIYGFVLAGLLITMGSLGDRIGRRRLLLFGAIGFGVASIAAAYAQNPEQLIAARALLGIGGATLMPSTLALIRNMFHDPKQRSKAIAFWSAVMMGGITLGPVLGGFMLEHFWWGSVFLINTPAMVLLLVLAPVLLPEFKAPVRGRFDLLGSVLSLAAVLPVIWGIKELAAHGAAALPVVAIVAGLVFGVLFVQRQRTAAHPMVDLSMFRNRAFSGSLAANTIGTLALVGNAVFLTQYLQLVHGLSPLKAALWSLAPSVLVGGAAPLATALAGKLDRAYVIGGAFVLAASGYGVLTQVHVDSSLVVPLAGAGLLAAGLVMVMTLVTEAVVGSVAPERAGSASAVMETCAEFGGALGIAVLGSIGTAVYRADVPSNLPAGVAAPVREGLPAATAAAAQLPAQLADTVLATARHAFTHSMNVVALVGAILLLATAVATTLTLRGTTHTTAPTEEPAAEEADLAPAV, from the coding sequence ATGGGTTCGACAGAACGGGCGGGACGCAAGGAGTGGATCGCGCTCGGAGTGCTGGCGCTGCCGCTGCTGCTGGTCTCGATGGACGTGTCGGTGCTGTACTTCGCGGTTCCGTTCATCAGCGCCGACCTCGGCGTGAACGCGACCGAGCAGCTGTGGATCTTCGACATCTACGGCTTCGTGCTGGCCGGCCTGCTGATCACCATGGGCTCGCTCGGCGACCGGATCGGCCGCCGCCGGCTGCTGCTGTTCGGCGCGATCGGGTTCGGGGTCGCCTCGATCGCGGCGGCGTACGCGCAGAACCCGGAGCAGCTGATCGCGGCCCGCGCCCTGCTCGGGATCGGCGGCGCGACCCTGATGCCGTCGACCCTGGCGCTGATCCGGAACATGTTCCACGACCCGAAGCAGCGGTCGAAGGCGATCGCGTTCTGGAGCGCGGTGATGATGGGCGGGATCACCCTCGGTCCGGTGCTCGGCGGGTTCATGCTGGAGCACTTCTGGTGGGGTTCGGTGTTCCTGATCAACACCCCGGCGATGGTTCTGCTGCTCGTTCTCGCGCCGGTGCTGCTGCCCGAGTTCAAGGCTCCGGTGCGCGGGCGGTTCGACCTGCTGGGTTCGGTGCTGTCGCTGGCCGCCGTACTGCCGGTGATCTGGGGGATCAAGGAGTTGGCCGCTCATGGTGCAGCGGCCCTGCCGGTGGTGGCGATCGTGGCCGGGCTGGTGTTCGGGGTGCTGTTCGTTCAGCGGCAGCGGACCGCGGCGCACCCGATGGTCGACCTGTCGATGTTCCGGAACCGCGCGTTCAGCGGATCGCTGGCGGCGAACACCATCGGGACCCTGGCGCTGGTGGGCAACGCGGTGTTCCTGACTCAGTACCTGCAGCTGGTGCACGGTCTGAGCCCGCTGAAGGCGGCGCTGTGGTCGCTGGCCCCGTCGGTGCTGGTCGGTGGCGCGGCGCCGTTGGCCACCGCGCTCGCCGGGAAGCTGGACCGCGCATACGTGATCGGTGGAGCGTTCGTCCTCGCGGCTTCGGGGTACGGCGTACTCACCCAGGTGCACGTCGACTCGTCGCTGGTGGTGCCGCTCGCCGGTGCCGGTCTGCTGGCCGCCGGTCTGGTGATGGTGATGACTCTGGTGACCGAGGCCGTCGTCGGTTCGGTTGCTCCGGAGCGCGCCGGCTCGGCGTCCGCGGTGATGGAGACTTGCGCGGAGTTCGGCGGGGCCCTCGGGATCGCGGTCCTGGGATCGATCGGTACTGCGGTCTACCGCGCCGACGTCCCGTCCAACCTGCCGGCTGGTGTCGCGGCCCCGGTCCGCGAGGGTCTGCCCGCGGCGACTGCCGCAGCCGCCCAGCTGCCCGCGCAGTTGGCCGACACCGTCCTGGCCACTGCCCGCCACGCCTTCACCCACAGCATGAACGTCGTCGCCCTGGTCGGCGCGATCCTCCTGCTCGCCACCGCGGTAGCCACCACCCTCACCCTCCGCGGCACCACCCACACCACCGCTCCCACCGAGGAGCCCGCCGCAGAGGAGGCTGACTTAGCCCCCGCAGTCTGA
- a CDS encoding TetR/AcrR family transcriptional regulator, which produces MDENELPRVLQQLWGIEGRSRPGPKPAFHISDIARAAIKLADAGGLAAVSMSKVAAELGFTTMSLYRYVDAKDDLYVVMLEHAFAEPPVLDPELDWRGRITAWAEAFRDGLRRHPWILQIPIQEPPLSPNQLAWMESGLDAFDGTPLSPQDRLSAMLLVNIYVRGTAQLTANMLTEPDEVRVADRLYTERLTMLATPDRFPGIAATLEQPLDEGYAGDFDVAEFTFGLNTVLDGIHTRITRATR; this is translated from the coding sequence ATGGACGAGAACGAACTGCCGCGGGTGTTGCAGCAGCTCTGGGGGATCGAGGGGCGGAGTCGCCCGGGGCCGAAGCCGGCGTTCCACATCAGTGACATCGCGCGGGCCGCGATCAAGCTGGCCGACGCGGGCGGGCTGGCCGCGGTCTCGATGAGCAAGGTGGCGGCCGAGCTCGGCTTCACCACGATGTCGCTCTACCGGTACGTCGACGCCAAGGACGACCTGTACGTCGTGATGCTCGAGCACGCCTTCGCCGAGCCGCCGGTCCTGGACCCGGAGCTCGATTGGCGCGGCCGGATCACCGCCTGGGCCGAGGCGTTCCGCGACGGGCTGCGCCGGCACCCGTGGATCCTGCAGATCCCGATCCAGGAGCCGCCGCTGTCACCGAACCAGCTGGCCTGGATGGAGTCCGGGCTGGACGCGTTCGACGGTACGCCGCTCTCACCGCAGGACCGGTTGTCCGCGATGCTGCTGGTGAACATCTACGTCCGCGGTACGGCGCAACTCACCGCGAACATGCTCACCGAACCGGACGAGGTCCGCGTGGCCGACCGGCTCTACACCGAGCGCCTGACGATGCTCGCGACCCCGGACCGTTTCCCCGGGATCGCGGCCACCCTCGAGCAACCGCTCGACGAGGGCTACGCCGGCGACTTCGACGTCGCCGAATTCACCTTCGGCCTGAACACCGTCCTGGACGGCATCCACACCCGCATCACCCGCGCGACGCGCTGA
- a CDS encoding cold-shock protein, whose translation MPVGKVKWYDSEKGFGFLSKEEGGDVYVRAEALPSGVTNLKPGQKVEFGVVEGRKGEQALQVRLIDPPPSVAKAMRPKPDDMQVVIEDLIKLLDRLGEGYRRGRQPDNKSARQVATVLRGVADKLDV comes from the coding sequence GTGCCCGTTGGCAAGGTGAAGTGGTATGACTCCGAGAAGGGGTTCGGATTCCTCAGCAAGGAGGAGGGTGGGGACGTCTACGTCCGCGCCGAGGCCTTGCCGTCGGGTGTCACCAACCTGAAGCCGGGCCAGAAGGTCGAGTTCGGTGTCGTCGAGGGACGCAAGGGCGAGCAGGCTCTGCAGGTCCGGCTGATCGACCCGCCGCCCTCGGTGGCGAAGGCGATGCGGCCCAAGCCCGACGATATGCAGGTCGTCATCGAGGACCTGATCAAACTCCTCGACCGCCTCGGCGAGGGTTACCGCCGCGGCCGCCAGCCCGACAACAAGTCCGCCCGCCAGGTCGCCACCGTCCTCCGCGGCGTTGCCGACAAACTCGACGTCTGA
- the larE gene encoding ATP-dependent sacrificial sulfur transferase LarE, with protein MSTAEIQPSADTADVPELVVGFDLDMTLIDSRPGIQAVWDLLAAETGVPIDTDLVVSRLGPPLTWEMANWFPPEQVDAMVARYREHYPSYAITGSLPLPGVAESLAAIRALRGRTMVVSAKYTPSVRLHLEHLGLDVDEPVGDLHGAEKGTALREHQAMIYVGDHTADIDGAHAAGAVAVSVATGPFTADELRAYGADVVLNDLTEFPAWLDEYVLEQRLEALMRRLSSYDKMVVAFSGGADSAFLLAAAARAIGPANVVAATAVSPSLPDAELEPAARFADMLGVRHVTPHTHEMEREGYQANSGARCYFCKAELVETLQPIADEFGITAIATGTNADDAIAGFRPGIRAAFERGALTPLKDARLTKAQIRTASRSWGLETSDKPAAACLSSRIAYGIRITPNLLARVDRAEQTVRSRLASYGVQNVRVRDLGESASIEIDAALLDQVDHESLVNAVMAEGFPAARVDPRGFRSGSMNERLPEPEKYRNL; from the coding sequence GTGTCAACCGCCGAGATCCAGCCTTCCGCCGATACCGCTGACGTTCCGGAGTTGGTCGTCGGCTTCGACCTGGACATGACGCTGATCGACTCGCGGCCGGGGATCCAGGCCGTCTGGGACCTGCTCGCCGCAGAGACCGGCGTGCCGATCGACACCGACCTGGTGGTGAGCCGGCTCGGGCCGCCGCTGACCTGGGAGATGGCGAACTGGTTCCCGCCGGAACAGGTCGACGCGATGGTCGCGCGGTACCGCGAGCACTATCCGTCGTACGCGATCACGGGCAGCCTGCCGCTGCCGGGCGTGGCCGAGTCGCTGGCCGCGATCCGGGCGTTGCGCGGGCGGACGATGGTCGTCTCGGCGAAGTACACCCCGTCGGTCCGACTGCACCTCGAGCACCTCGGCCTGGACGTCGACGAGCCGGTCGGTGACCTGCACGGTGCCGAGAAGGGCACGGCGCTGCGCGAGCACCAGGCCATGATCTATGTCGGCGACCACACTGCCGACATCGACGGAGCGCACGCGGCCGGTGCGGTCGCGGTGTCGGTCGCGACCGGCCCGTTCACCGCGGACGAGTTGCGCGCGTACGGCGCCGACGTCGTGCTGAACGACCTGACCGAGTTCCCCGCCTGGCTCGACGAGTACGTCCTCGAGCAGCGGCTCGAAGCGCTCATGCGGCGACTGTCGTCGTACGACAAGATGGTCGTCGCGTTCAGCGGCGGCGCCGACTCGGCGTTCCTGCTCGCGGCGGCGGCGCGGGCGATCGGCCCGGCGAACGTCGTCGCGGCGACCGCGGTGTCTCCTTCGCTCCCGGACGCGGAGCTCGAGCCGGCCGCGCGGTTCGCGGACATGCTCGGGGTCCGCCACGTCACGCCGCACACGCACGAGATGGAGCGCGAGGGATACCAGGCGAACTCGGGCGCCCGGTGCTACTTCTGCAAGGCCGAGCTGGTCGAGACGCTGCAGCCGATCGCGGACGAGTTCGGGATCACCGCGATCGCGACCGGGACGAACGCGGACGACGCGATCGCCGGCTTCCGGCCGGGGATCCGGGCCGCCTTCGAGCGCGGCGCGCTGACGCCGCTGAAGGACGCGCGGCTGACCAAGGCGCAGATCCGTACGGCGTCGCGCAGCTGGGGTCTCGAGACCTCGGACAAGCCGGCCGCGGCGTGCCTGTCGAGCCGGATCGCGTACGGCATCCGCATCACCCCGAACCTGCTCGCGCGCGTCGATCGCGCCGAGCAGACGGTCCGCTCGCGGCTGGCGTCGTACGGCGTCCAGAACGTGCGGGTCCGGGACCTCGGGGAGAGCGCCTCGATCGAGATCGACGCCGCCCTGCTGGACCAGGTGGATCACGAGTCGCTGGTGAATGCGGTCATGGCCGAAGGGTTCCCGGCGGCGCGCGTGGACCCGCGCGGATTCCGGTCCGGATCGATGAACGAACGGTTGCCGGAGCCGGAGAAGTACCGGAACTTGTAA